One Branchiostoma floridae strain S238N-H82 chromosome 1, Bfl_VNyyK, whole genome shotgun sequence genomic region harbors:
- the LOC118424291 gene encoding uncharacterized protein LOC118424291, with translation MGKRTRRSRGSSSTEEGSPNLKRCPPPKTPKMAACTGSDELQSLSPELQTLAHLILKQTQKQQETLLSQFQDVGEKLSGQIRALDNKVQGLSADLTSLRERVGANEHAAEFQSEEIQDLRRALDEERRARLKADLLAERYSRKADIIIRGLPCNKEEDSQQVFAVFLSEKLHLAPVPFAAVHRLSRPTKTRPNPPLLVRLLNFHDRDQILREGRKLRGNKEGLAVYEHLPPPLQAARASLVPDRDAEAAKAKGTDTRVSIWVPPKATYAVLLVNGQEKKRADAIDLMLSTKNT, from the coding sequence ATGGGAAAGAGAACTAGGCGCTCCAGGGGCTCTAGCAGCACGGAAGAAGGTAGTCCGAATCTGAAACGCTGCCCCCCACCCAAGACACCGAAGATGGCGGCTTGTACGGGGAGCGACGAGTTGCAGTCTCTTTCACCAGAGCTTCAGACGCTCGCGCATCTGATCCTCAAACAGACTCAAAAACAACAGGAGACTCTACTAAGTCAGTTTCAGGATGTTGGGGAAAAACTGTCTGGCCAAATTCGCGCTTTAGACAACAAGGTCCAGGGTTTGTCAGCCGACTTAACCAGTTTACGCGAGCGGGTGGGAGCCAACGAACACGCTGCGGAATTCCAGTCGGAGGAAATTCAAGACTTACGCCGAGCGCTGGACGAGGAACGACGTGCGAGACTGAAGGCTGACCTGCTGGCAGAGCGTTATTCGAGGAAAGCCGACATAATCATTAGAGGCCTGCCATGCAACAAGGAGGAAGATTCACAACAGGTATTTGCTGTCTTTTTGTCGGAGAAACTTCATCTTGCGCCCGTGCCTTTCGCCGCGGTCCATCGCCTCTCCAGACCTACAAAAACACGCCCGAACCCACCCCTGTTGGTCAGATTGTTGAACTTTCACGATCGAGATCAGATTCTACGGGAGGGAAGGAAGTTACGCGGGAACAAGGAGGGACTGGCTGTTTACGAGCatctcccccctccccttcaaGCAGCGAGGGCCAGCCTTGTCCCCGATCGAGACGCTGAAGCAGCAAAAGCCAAAGGTACTGATACTAGGGTTTCGATTTGGGTGCCTCCTAAGGCAACGTACGCAGTGTTACTTGTGAACGGTCAAGAGAAGAAACGCGCCGATGCGATTGACCTTATGCTATCTACAAAGAACACATGA